Genomic DNA from Deinococcus humi:
AAAAAAGAGAGGCAAATGAATAAAACGGATGGGTTGTGTTACCCCTCCGTTTTATCACGTTTGTGCTTACCGGGCGCGTTTCTGGCCCCTCACTCTCCGCGCTGCTCTAGCTGATCTGAGGGGCAATCTGCGCGTGTTCTGGCGACGACGATCCGCTCACCCAGGGAACTGCAGAGCAAGGCGGCGCGTCAGGCGCTTCCGGTGCCGTCGTCATCCCAGATTTATGGCGCTGACATGGGAGAGTGGCCCCTGAATCCACCTCGATTTCCTAGGGCCGCAGTTCTACCCAAGTTCCATGGCCTATGTCGACCGTGGACTGGGAGAGGAACGATCAGTTCAGCAGTTCCACGAAATCGTCATCGGCGTCGTCGTGGGCCAGGGGGAGGGTGAAGGCGAAGGTGGCCCCGTGGCCGCGCTCGGAATGCACCCCGATGCTGCCGCCGTGCTCCTCGACGGCCAGTTTGCAAAAGGCCAGACCCATGCCGGTGTCGAAGCGGCCATGCAGGGTCAGACGCGATTGCTCGAAGGCGGCGAACAGGTTGGGGATGTCGTCAGCGGGAATGCCCTCGCCGTCGTCCTGCACGCTGATCTGAACTGCGTCTCCCACCAGACGGACGGCGACCAGAATGTGACCGCCACCGGTGGTGTGCTTCATGGCGTTGCTGATCAGGTTGGCCATGACCCGGCGCAGGATTTCCGGATCGACGCTGGCCGGACTGAGATTGCTCTCGACTTCGATCCGGACCACGCGGTCGCGCAGGCCGCTGCCCACATCGCCACAGGCCAGGGCGATGACCTCCTGAAACATCGGCGAGAACATCAGTTCGCGTCTCAGGTTCATCTTCCCGGCCTGAATCTTGCGGATATCGAGCATGTTGACGGTCAGGTGCAGCAGATGCTGGGTCTCGTCGCGGGCGACCTTCAACAGCTCGCGCGAATCGTCGGGCACGCGGGCATCGTCCTGCACGATCTCCAGCAGGCCCATCACGGCAGCGATTGGGTTCTTGAGGTCATGCACCAGCATGTGGATCAGCTGGTCCCGTACCCGTTCCTCGTGGTCCCAGTCATCGCTGCGGCGTTGTAGGGCGGCCACCCGGCCCTGCAGCTCATGGTGCTGGTGGGCGCGGGCCAGCATGTTGGTCACCTGCAACGCCAGCGCGTCGGGCGCAGTGGTGTCGCTGATCAGGGCATCGGCCCCTGCGGAAAGCAGGGTCCCCAGGCCGCGTGAGCCCACCGCCAGCCACTGGGTTCCGGCCAGTTCAGCGCGCTGGCGCAGA
This window encodes:
- a CDS encoding ATP-binding protein — translated: MSIPDAQTVFVVCADRARASQLAPLLTRAAVVHISDAETLLREAHVQPPAVALLYTDLPGVPLSQVLPILRQRAELAGTQWLAVGSRGLGTLLSAGADALISDTTAPDALALQVTNMLARAHQHHELQGRVAALQRRSDDWDHEERVRDQLIHMLVHDLKNPIAAVMGLLEIVQDDARVPDDSRELLKVARDETQHLLHLTVNMLDIRKIQAGKMNLRRELMFSPMFQEVIALACGDVGSGLRDRVVRIEVESNLSPASVDPEILRRVMANLISNAMKHTTGGGHILVAVRLVGDAVQISVQDDGEGIPADDIPNLFAAFEQSRLTLHGRFDTGMGLAFCKLAVEEHGGSIGVHSERGHGATFAFTLPLAHDDADDDFVELLN